Within Eschrichtius robustus isolate mEscRob2 chromosome X, mEscRob2.pri, whole genome shotgun sequence, the genomic segment TTCAAgaaaatcctatttttttttgttCAGGCTACAGATTTTTTTTACGAGACAAATTTGTGGTCCTGAATGACAAAAACCCTCTTATTCTGCACTTCCCTCACAACTGTATCCATACTTTGTACATGTTAAACATGCAGAGCAGGTATATAAATAGCCCTGATTTTGCTAACAAAGCTAGTCAACGTACCAACCTCATTTTATACAGTCCCTTTCAATGCATCCCAAGTCTTTACAGACTCAAGGGCAAAGGAGCTAAGATGAGAGTTTTAAGTGACTAGGAGAAAAAATTACAAAGCCatatttcaaagaataaaaacactgaaatcataaagctagaaaaaaacaaaggagaaaaggaaaagcctTATTAAGAGTAGGGGAAAAAATGTCAAAGCCCAGGAGACAAATGACTAAGAGCTAGGTATACAAGACAACTACTTCCAACactagaaacagaagagaagggggCATTCTTGACAATATAAGAGAGGCTACCTAAACAAAAAACATTCTGTGAGACAAATTCTAAGTATCTAGAATGAAAGGAGTAAAATAGTAGCAAGGCCAGTGAAGTCACAAGTTAGACCTGACTTTGAAACAAAGTATCTTTGGTACTACAACTATACCATTAACACACAATCTTGTGAAACCAAAATATTAGGTTCTGTTGCTACTTAAGTGATTTCACCAATTTGGATTACAGGAGTGTTTTTCAGCTTGAGATCAAATTCGGCTTGCCATCCTAGTCGTAAACCTAAAACAAGGCAGGCACTCACAATAtccatttaaaagaaagaaaacaaatgtaaatcactcagggttccagaagccCAAATTAAAACATACATGGCCCAGTGGGAGGCCCAGAAAATGATGGAAAGCCTTCCTGACTTTAAGAGAAATGATAGCAGAGAAGGCTCCAGTTTCAGTGAGCAGCCCTACTGTTAGACGGGAGAGGGAGGGACCAGTTGTTAACTCTCCCAAGGGCATCTACTTCACTGGGAGTTCTGGGACTGGAATTATTATTCAGACTCGAAATATGGTATTTTCCAGGATCCCATAATGTCTCactcattttattaatttctctgcCTATCCCCACCCTGAACTACTTTCTTCTCTCAGAATGAAGAAATTACCACAACTTTCTTTGAACAGTCAGTGATTTGGGTCCCAGCAGAAAAGCCTATTGAAAACCGAGACTTTcttaaaaattccaaaattctGGAGATTTGTGATAATGTGACCATGTATTGGATCAATCCCACTCTAATAGCAGGTAtggcctccttctcctcctcctcctctgttttCCAAAGTCAGTAACAGGTTAATGTTCCCAGCATTCAGAGACTACACTTCTGGGAAAACAAATGATCAGCTTATATCTTCTTACATGAAACCGTATATGCTGACTGCCAGTGAGGAGGGAATTTTTCACAGCCAAGTTATAAATCAGATAAGTTAATGCTGACAGGCTTTTAAATATCCCAGCAAAGGTAACGCCACCCTAATGTGAGTAGTGATAGCGAAAAGCTAATCTGTCTCTCTTTGCACATCTATATTCATTGCAGTCGGGCTACCAGACTATGGCTCAAACCACTGTGTGCCCAACCCAAGAACAGAGGagagaagagccaaaacaatgcTCTGTTGTCTCAGGAAGGATTTTCTATATCAAATGGTGGCATCCTCCCCGGATGATAGGACAGTCACTGCAATACAAATTTCTGTGTGGCTATTTTAGGAATCAGTATAAAAGTAATTGGGTGCTAAAGGTCCGGAGTGAAAGACTCCAGCTCTCAACTTCCAGTCAGCCCGTAGAGAGGGCAAAGTCCCTGGACATCTTATTCTGCCCAGCTAGTATAGAATTTGGCCTCCCTCATTCTGGACAGCATAGATTACTACATTTCCCAAGAGAGAATGCTCTAACCAATGCAGGCATCTATTGGTACTCTTTGGCCTTAAAAAAAAGGCAactagggacttcactggtggtgcagtggttaagaatccgcctgacaatgcaggggacacgggttcactccctggtccgggaagatcccacatgctgcggagcaactaagcctgcgagccacaactactgagtccaagtgctgcaactactgaagcccacgtgcctagagcctgtgctcctcaacaagagaagccaccacagtgagaagtccccgcactgcaatgaagaatagcccctgctccccacaactagagaaagcccactcgcagcaacaaagacccaaccagcaaaaaaaaaaaaacaactaagtgcAATTACTACAACTTCTTCTTCAACATTCTTCTCCTAAAGGACGTTAGTGGAAATCatgatgaaatctgaataaagtctgtagtttagttaattgTATCGTACCAGtgctaatttcttagttttgatcatTGTACCGTGGTTATGTAAGATGCTAACGTTAGGGGAAATTGGGTGAAAGGTATACAgaaactctgtactatctttgcaactcttctgtaaatctaagATAATTTCTAAATACCAAGTTTAAAATTTCAGGAAAGAGAAGGGATGAGGAAGGAGAACAGAGGGCACTGAATCAAATCAggcaaccagggcttccctggtggcgcggtggttgagggtctgcctgccggcgcaggggacacgggttcgagccctggtctgggagggtcccacatgccgcggagcgactgggcccgtgagccacagttactgagcctgcgcgtctggagcctgtgctccccaacaagggaggccgcgacagtgaggggcctgcgcgccgcgacagtgaggggcctgcgcgccgcgatgaagagtggtccccgcttgccgcagctggagagagccctcgcgcggaaacgaagacctaacacagccataaattaaaaataaataaataatttttaaaaaaaatcaggcaaccaaaaaaatatttactgagcacctgccatgAATAAAATCATTGTAGGAGACACCAAAGTCCCCTGCCCtcagtttttaatttaataagcTAATAAGGCAAAGCAGTAAGTGATGCCAAAAGAGCAAAGAAGTCTATGTACATGGGAATGGTCAAATTTCTTTTGGAAGATCTCCGTAAGATATCAGCTTCAGGAGCTTGGAAAAGTGGTTCATTCATGCCTAGATGATGGCAGTGAGAAGACACAATGAAAATCTCTATCCCCAAATGCTAGTTCCCCAAGCAAAGCAGTTGTATCACAACTTTGTGTTTATTACCTTAGTTTCAGAGTTACAAGACTTTGAGGAGGATGGTGAAGACCTTCACTTTCCTACCAATGAAAAAAAAGGCATTGAACAAAATGAGCAGTGGGTGGTCCCTCAGGTGAAGGTGGAGAAGACCCGTCACGCCAGACAAGCAGCAAGCGAGGAAGAACTCCCAATCAATGACTATGTGAGTTCTGTTCACGTTTTTCTTGTTAGAGGAAAAACAAAGAGCCCTCACAAAACTCACTACCCCTCAGATCAAAGTCACTGAAAGGATAATGGTCATTGTTTTAAGGAAAAAGTATTTAAGAAGCTTGGAATCCCTAGAAGACTCGTTCAAAATTAATCttgtcaatatcctgtaatatacaataatggaaaggaatatgaaaaagaatatatgtataactgaatcactttgctgtacagcaaaaattaacacattgtaaatcaactatacctcaataaagttgttctaaaatttttttaattaaaaaaaataaaatcagtcttGATCTAATCCATTGATGTATCTCCAAGATCAGGCTCAGGAAATTAATTGCTCACCAGTCCCCAACTCCTATAGTCTTATACTCCTCCCCTGCTTGGTAGACCTCTTCCTAGTGAACCTGCCCCCTCCAACACTGGCTTCTTCTTCTTTCAGACTGAAAATGGAATAGAATTCGACCCCATGCTGGATGAGAGAGGTTATTGTTGTATTTACTGCCGTCGAGGCAACCGCTACTGCCGCCGCGTCTGTGAACCTTTACTAGGTTACTACCCGTATCCATACTGCTACCAAGGAGGGCGGGTTATCTGTCGTGTCATCATGCCTTGCAACTGGTGGGTGGCCCGCATGCTGGGGAGGGTTTAGTAGCAAGTCTGAGCTCGAGTGCTTAAACTTCTGGCAGCCAACATATAATAAATGCATGCTATTCGATGAATTTCTGCCTATGAGGCTTTTGGCTCCTGGTAGCCAGTACTCCGGAATTACTTGTAGGTAATTCTTCTCTTCATGTTCTAATAAACTTCTACATCATCATCAATGGCCTGATTGCTGCTGAACACACTGGGTAAGTGTTTGTTAAGAATATTCCCTGCAACTGAAATGGAGCAGATCCGTCTCACGTGGAAGACAACAATGAAAACTTGCATTTCGTCAGGTTTAGGGAGTAGGAAAGGGCAAAGCATAAGGATTCTCAAATACTGTATTTTACTAGGCTGTATTGAGAAAGTGGAAATAGGGGCCGATGATAAAATGACCCCATAACTGATGCATAAATAAATGTGCCCTTTTGTGCATACCCCAGTGCTTAATTATCTGAGAGACATATTGTGGACTTGCTTAAGCATCTCTTAAGCCACTGGACAGGCAGTGAGTCACAGCAGGCCAACACTAAAGTATTCTAAGTGCTCAGACTCAGCAAAGGAGAAAGCTAACCTAGCAAAAAGGGTCCCAGGCTCTCCTCCTGTGAACAAGAACTCAACTTTGGACAAATTCATTACTTCGTAAACTTCAGGTATGACTTCTCTTTTAGATCAGTGTCTGGTTACATAACTTTCCAGGGCAATAACCTGGAAAATGGGGACCCATAAATATCATTCACCGAAACAGGCATTATAGGACATTACTGAAGTGAGGAGTCAAACGggattttgtttttcctccaaAACCACAAGAAACTAGCAGCATGGCACTTTCTTAAAAGAAGGGTAAGGCCTAGTTATTGATCACCTGATACTTTGCTTGGGAATAGGAAaaggggcaaagcagagagaagaaGCGGTTAGAGGGTAATGTTAAACTTGGAGTCCCAGCCAGTTCTAGTTTCAAAATTCTTGTTATACCCATCTGTCACCCCTTCTAGTTTCATTGGAAGGTAGCCCCTTCATTGCTCAATTTCAAAGTTATTGTGTCATGAAAATATCTGTCTGGCACTTTCCATTTTCAAAGAGTAAAATCTTCGAGATGCCTGTGGGCCAGGAGTCATTATCCCCCACTGAACAGTTGAGGAAGCAAATAGAAGCAGATTTGCCCAAGGCTGAGTTAAGATTAGCCAGTCATTAATTCATAATTAACATACATGCCATACTTAGATTACCAATTTTCACAGGATGAGTGCACAATGAAATATATCTAACAATGCAACgtcactgaaaatattttctttttttattcatgaTTTAAAAGACATCTGAAAATTTTGGAATACTTCATTTATCATAATGGGCATTAATTTGTAGTTGAAATAGAAAACTGTAAAAGGTAGGAGATTAAGTTGAGGTTGTATGACTTTACGATGTTCtctatcatttttaaataaatttttcatttttaacattgGTTTTTAAGATTGGCCAATAATTTTAAGTTCCTGAGACACTCAATTTGATGCAGTCTACATTGTACTATGTATACTATGCTCTGTAGGGTATACAAATGAAGTAGAAGGCATACTCCTTATTGCCCAAGAAAAATAAGATGCCCAAGTATACAAGCCCATATACAGAAACTTATACACAACTACAGTTGTATATGGCATgctatatacatgtgtgtgcgcacacacacacacacacacacaagaattaTAGAAGTTTTCCTATCACATGTGAGGGCTAAAGGTTCCTACTCACATTAATTCAGGAAGCATTTCTTGTTCAAATGCGATACCTTGACCACCACATAATTTCACACTGGGAAAATGTGGATCCCCTTAATGAAGCAGACCatgaatttcaaaagaaaacacaaggacatgctaaaaaaaaaaaattcaaatcatcTCACacttaggaaaaaagaaaccaaaacagcAAGCAAACAAACCCAAACACATGAGTCTGTCACTTCATATAGGCCTAGGCCAGGTTGAACAAGAAGAAAGTATGGTATTGCTCTCCCATCATAGACTTTTGCCCCTTATTCAAGGCATGCGCGGATAGCCTCCTTATATCATGTCTTATACTTCCCTCAGACCCACCCCACTGAAGCTAGAGTTTCCTCTGTTCCTTCCACCACCCTTCCCTAAGGCCAGCCTCTCATCACAAGGAATGATGCCAGAGGAGCTCCGACCTCCCAGGCCGGAGACCCTGCAGTAGTTTTAATGTATCCCTATCCTCCACTCCAGTCGCTCACCAAATACTTCCAGCTTGCCCTCTTAAACCACCCCTCAATTTATGCTCTGGTCCAGGCCACAGGTTATTTCTTCGCACAGGTGTTACAACCTCCTCCCTGCtgaagttcccaggctacagacTGAAGCGAGAATAAATGCTTTTACACAAGGTTGATTTTTCACTTATAGATTTTATGAATGCCATTTCCTTCCCTGAAAGTCCATAATAGGTACTTACTACATTAAAGATCGGGCCTCACCTGCAATCAAATAGTCCTTCCTCAAACCACCCTTAACCACCATCCCACATCCCTTTTATCTTCCCactaccctcccctccccctttgctTATCTCAGGTACATTAGCTTCATGCTCTATTTGTGCAGTCATCCCACCTCCTTTACAGAGTCTTCTCTCACTAATTGGAAGAGATTTAAAAATCCCATTTTCCTTTTACCTAAACATGAAACCTCAGTCTTCTCTACTTTATTCTATGCCTGTGTAAGTTAATATATCACTCAACGCACATACCATTTACATATGAGTTTAACCTGCAAGTTCTTTTCTAAAAAGGGCCCATATTCTCTCCCATTTTGCTCTGTCCAGAACCCAGCACAGTATCAAAAGCATGTAagtggtctttaattttttcgtTGAAAGcaagaaatgataaagaagagaaggaagaaggaagaaggtagaagaaaaagagagcacAGCTACAAGGCTCTTCAGAATGTCATTACAAAAACTTGGCCTTGAGTTCTGTTGAAATTTAGGATGAAAGTTCTTATCTTACTTAAATCCATTTTTGTACTTCTTATCTTTTGACACAGTCTGTTTCTACAAGTATGAAGAATTCCTCTAATCCCAGAATGATCAAAAGCATCGATGATGGCCCACAGCTCAATTATCTATTTCCTTTATACAGATGCAggctttttgcatttttttctcaattttcaatGACTCcatgtataaaaaagaaaaaaaaaaggcaaaaaacacatcTGCTGTGAAATCACAGGAACTATCATATCACCTTTCAGATTCTTTGGGAGTCTAAATTCCAATCAAGACGAGTCAGGTGAGGTGAAGCTATCCATTGCTCCCACTCAGCAGAAGGGCACCATGCATTAGTGTGCTCAGTGCCTTCCTGCACACCTAAAATGGCTCTTTGGCAGGACTAGGGGCAAAGGAAATCTATTTTGAGTCTTTATATATAAGGCTCACTGTCTGGCTGAGCCCAAAACTGTCACTTTGGCTCCTAAAGTCTAACGCTGAAAGCTTACTGAGATAAATATGGACCTTCTCATTCAGGCTGTCAGGAAATGCGtggatctattttatttatacccttaaaaaatgatttcattttgGCTTTCCTTTTTTGAAGAAGTTTCATTCCATGGCTTAATTTTGCTGACAACATGCTGTCCCCtaacaagaaagaaaagtggCTCCATATTAAAAACCAGGTATGAATGTACACACAAAAATTATTGTCCGTGGCTCATTCAAAAATCCTGCTTCTAAATCTCCTCTGGTATCTTTAATTAATTTGCCTGAAAGCTACTTACCCAAGGACTGCAATTCAGATCAATAATCAACTCTGGCATTTGTAGCCTAATGAGTGAGTAGTCACTTGAATACGTACTGCTTTGATATTTGGGTCCCATTTGCCTGTTGTTTCTTCCACGCACTTATTTGACACTCGAACCTATTGTCCTTGCTAAAGAGGCTCAGAAAGATAGAGGCGCATTGAACCACGGGAAACCAACCAAGCCACAATAAATCCctcaaccaaaacaaacaaataaacaccaGCGAGTCCATAGTGCTGAGATGAACTCTAACAGTTATATGAATATATTGTTTATATTTATCCTTCCCTGCTGGTGCTATCATTTGCCATTCTGAACTTTCCACTGACAGCAGTGTTTCTGCTGGTCTTACAGAGATGTTGGCTACTAAAACACAATTCAAGCTCATACTCATATCAATCATCAGTGAGCCAAGAACAAGACATTTGCCAAAGGTAGGGGATTTAGAGTCCAGGCCCTAGTTATGGTTGAGCTGCTGAAGCAGAGGGTAAAATGCAGCAATGTGACTAGCTACAAATAGAACACAGGGACTTGAGCTTGTTTATTTTGCAAAGGGGCCCAAGTGGCATGTTGACCCACAAATTCACTGTGTCCACTGAAATCCATCCCTTGGGGTAGGGGTTGCCTCTTCACAGCAATGTTGCTCTAGCCCTGTGTATCTGTCTGGTGTACCACCGTGATGTAAATCCCCCATGTTCCCAATAATAGCTTTTGATGTTTTGGTTATACTAAATCATATCCTGTTCAAATCAGAATGGCTTGTGGTTGACCTTTTACATTTCCTGTTCCTCCAGACTACTTCTCTCTGTGAGAGTGTCTTTCTATCAGGGCCATGTCAATCTAGGGTAACTGTTACACTAATATGATCAACAAGATAGGAAGAACCCAGCATTTCACTCTGCTAGATACCGTGGCATGGCAGATAGGTTATCCTCTCTCTTGTCTATTCATTCACAATATATTTggaatgaaaaaaatctgtgccctctaaacaattaagaaagta encodes:
- the TNMD gene encoding tenomodulin, with amino-acid sequence MAKNPPENCEDCHILNAEASKSKKICKSLKICGLVFGILALTLIVLFWGGKHFWPETPKKTYDMEHTFYSNGEKKKIYMEIDPVTRTEIFRSGNGTDETLEVHDFKNGYTGIYFVGLQKCFIKTQIKVIPEFSEPEEEIDENEEITTTFFEQSVIWVPAEKPIENRDFLKNSKILEICDNVTMYWINPTLIAVSELQDFEEDGEDLHFPTNEKKGIEQNEQWVVPQVKVEKTRHARQAASEEELPINDYTENGIEFDPMLDERGYCCIYCRRGNRYCRRVCEPLLGYYPYPYCYQGGRVICRVIMPCNWWVARMLGRV